In Streptomyces chartreusis NRRL 3882, the following are encoded in one genomic region:
- a CDS encoding alkene reductase, whose translation MTQHTTALFEPARLPGLDLPNRLVMAPLTRNRAEADGTPTALMATYYAQRASAGLIIAEAATPNAVGQTYPNITAIHAPAHVAGWRRVTDAVRDAGGRMFLQLQHGGRVGHPATSGLTPVAPSPVPLPETIFTPVGHRPAVVPREMTAEDIGATVADFARAARNAVDAGFEGVEVHSANGHLLHQFLARNTNLRTDRYGGPVAARIRFAAEVTEAVAAEIGAARVGLRVSPGNTVNGIEEGETEEIYPALVERLGGLGLAYLHLGYADPDTPVFRKVRAAWPGVIVANPVLKEISTDAVHRASEALLAAGADLIALGRPFLANPDLVTRLRLGAPLNEMRDRYFMYVGGATGYTDYPALDTQPSRESSDSIVALDGDRVA comes from the coding sequence ATGACGCAGCACACGACAGCACTCTTCGAACCGGCTCGTCTCCCCGGGCTGGACCTGCCCAACCGTCTGGTGATGGCGCCCCTGACCCGCAACCGGGCCGAGGCCGACGGAACCCCGACCGCGCTCATGGCCACGTACTACGCCCAGCGCGCCTCCGCCGGGCTGATCATCGCCGAGGCCGCGACGCCGAACGCGGTCGGGCAGACGTACCCGAACATCACGGCCATCCACGCCCCGGCGCACGTGGCCGGCTGGCGGCGGGTCACGGACGCGGTCCGGGACGCGGGCGGACGGATGTTCCTCCAGCTCCAGCACGGCGGCCGGGTCGGCCACCCCGCGACCAGCGGGCTGACGCCGGTCGCGCCCTCGCCCGTCCCGCTCCCCGAGACGATCTTCACGCCGGTGGGCCACCGGCCGGCCGTCGTGCCGAGGGAGATGACCGCCGAGGACATCGGGGCCACCGTCGCGGACTTCGCACGCGCCGCCCGCAACGCGGTCGACGCCGGTTTCGAGGGTGTGGAGGTGCACTCCGCCAACGGCCATCTGCTCCATCAGTTCCTCGCCCGCAACACCAACCTCCGCACCGACCGCTACGGCGGACCGGTCGCCGCCCGGATCCGGTTCGCGGCGGAGGTGACCGAGGCCGTGGCCGCCGAGATCGGAGCCGCGCGGGTGGGGCTGAGGGTCTCCCCCGGCAACACCGTCAACGGCATCGAGGAGGGCGAGACCGAGGAGATCTACCCCGCGCTCGTCGAGCGGCTCGGCGGGCTGGGGCTCGCGTATCTGCACCTGGGGTACGCCGACCCGGACACGCCGGTGTTCCGGAAGGTGCGGGCCGCCTGGCCCGGGGTGATCGTCGCCAATCCGGTGCTGAAGGAGATCTCCACGGACGCCGTGCACCGGGCCTCCGAGGCGCTGCTGGCCGCCGGGGCCGACCTGATCGCCCTCGGGCGGCCCTTCCTCGCCAATCCCGACCTGGTGACCCGGCTGCGGCTCGGGGCACCGCTGAACGAGATGCGCGACCGGTACTTCATGTACGTGGGCGGGGCGACCGGCTACACCGACTACCCCGCCCTCGACACTCAGCCGTCGCGCGAGTCGAGCGACTCGATCGTCGCGTTGGACGGCGATCGCGTGGCCTGA
- a CDS encoding MerR family transcriptional regulator has translation MRIGELARRTNVSERSLRYYEKQGMLTAERTPGGHREYAEAAVDRVIRIQELFAAGLCSEKIVQLLPCMRDSDGGPSVRATPNLVAELAAERARIDRMIADLVRSRDTLDEVIEAARVP, from the coding sequence GTGCGGATCGGTGAACTGGCCCGGCGCACCAACGTGAGCGAGCGGTCGCTGCGCTACTACGAGAAGCAGGGGATGCTCACCGCCGAGCGGACGCCCGGCGGACACCGGGAGTACGCGGAGGCGGCCGTGGACCGGGTCATCCGGATCCAGGAGCTGTTCGCGGCGGGACTGTGCAGCGAGAAGATCGTCCAGCTGCTGCCGTGCATGCGGGACAGCGACGGCGGGCCGTCGGTCCGCGCCACGCCCAACCTGGTCGCCGAGCTCGCGGCCGAGCGTGCCCGCATCGACCGGATGATCGCCGACCTGGTCCGCTCCCGGGACACCCTGGACGAGGTGATCGAGGCGGCCCGGGTGCCCTGA
- a CDS encoding dipeptidase, with protein sequence MADLQDDLRPTAAAGEFDDLSEPYADGSAMAAEPYEPVSDPDDAPLTRAHAILAVHPVADGYNGLPWALKRLSCYDLEEGESTVATDVPRLRRGRVGAMFWSLHLPEGLDGDRAVGATLEQLDLAKTVARNCGEGLRPACTAGQVTDARNCGRVAVLLGPAGASAVGDSLGILRQLHFLGLRVLTLTGVSWASDAGLTRFGEEVVREMNRIGVIPDLSGASVPTVRRVLSLSRAPVLFSRSAARALRPHPVNLPDDLLAELGAAKGLCMVPLTAEQTGPTVRDVADHLDHIRGVAGAHCVGLSGTYDSGSAHPQELGDTSCYPRLIAELLRRGWDEADVALLTWGNVQRVLCGADITARTAQQRREPSTATISELDG encoded by the coding sequence ATGGCAGACCTCCAGGACGACCTGCGCCCCACCGCCGCGGCCGGTGAGTTCGACGACCTGTCCGAGCCGTACGCCGACGGGTCCGCCATGGCTGCGGAGCCCTATGAGCCCGTCTCCGATCCGGACGACGCGCCGCTGACCCGAGCCCACGCCATCCTCGCCGTCCACCCCGTCGCCGACGGCTACAACGGACTGCCCTGGGCGCTCAAGCGCCTGTCCTGTTACGACCTGGAGGAGGGCGAGAGCACCGTCGCCACGGACGTGCCCCGCCTGCGCCGCGGGCGGGTGGGCGCGATGTTCTGGTCACTGCACCTGCCCGAGGGCCTGGACGGCGACCGGGCCGTCGGCGCCACCCTGGAGCAGCTGGACCTGGCCAAGACCGTCGCCCGGAACTGCGGCGAGGGACTGCGGCCGGCCTGTACGGCGGGGCAGGTCACCGACGCCCGCAACTGCGGCCGCGTCGCCGTGCTCCTCGGTCCCGCCGGGGCCTCGGCCGTGGGTGACTCGCTGGGCATCCTGCGCCAGCTGCACTTCCTCGGCCTGCGCGTGCTGACGCTGACCGGGGTGTCCTGGGCGAGCGACGCGGGGCTGACGCGGTTCGGCGAGGAGGTCGTCCGCGAGATGAACCGGATCGGCGTGATCCCTGACCTCTCCGGTGCCTCCGTGCCGACCGTCCGCCGCGTGCTGAGCCTCTCCCGGGCACCCGTGCTGTTCAGCCGCTCCGCCGCCCGGGCCCTGCGGCCGCACCCGGTCAACCTGCCCGACGACCTGCTGGCGGAACTGGGCGCGGCCAAGGGGCTGTGCATGGTGCCGCTGACGGCCGAGCAGACCGGGCCTACCGTCCGTGACGTCGCCGATCACCTCGACCACATCCGGGGCGTGGCCGGTGCGCACTGCGTCGGACTGTCCGGCACGTACGACTCGGGTTCGGCCCACCCGCAGGAACTCGGCGACACCTCCTGCTATCCGCGGCTGATCGCCGAGCTGCTGCGGCGCGGCTGGGACGAGGCCGATGTGGCCCTGCTGACCTGGGGCAACGTCCAGCGGGTCCTGTGTGGCGCCGACATCACCGCCCGCACCGCCCAGCAGCGACGCGAGCCGTCGACGGCGACCATCTCCGAGCTGGACGGGTGA
- a CDS encoding VOC family protein, which translates to MPAVARFRSVVVDCPDPRELARFYAQVGGGTPEDDDPDWVVLRIPDGPRLAFQRSPGYTPPEWPRADRNAQQFHLDFDGGSTWEEIDAAEERVLALGARVLDREDYEKKDFRVYADPVGHPFCLCRIEHTA; encoded by the coding sequence ATGCCTGCTGTGGCACGTTTCCGTTCCGTCGTCGTCGACTGCCCCGACCCGCGCGAGCTGGCCCGTTTCTACGCGCAGGTCGGGGGCGGGACGCCCGAGGACGACGACCCCGACTGGGTGGTGCTGCGGATCCCCGACGGGCCGCGGCTCGCCTTCCAGCGCTCTCCCGGCTACACCCCGCCGGAGTGGCCCCGGGCCGACCGCAACGCCCAGCAGTTCCACCTGGACTTCGACGGCGGGTCGACCTGGGAGGAGATCGACGCGGCCGAGGAGCGGGTGCTGGCGCTGGGGGCGCGGGTGCTGGACCGGGAGGACTACGAGAAGAAGGACTTCCGGGTGTACGCCGACCCGGTGGGGCATCCGTTCTGCCTGTGCCGGATCGAGCACACCGCCTGA
- a CDS encoding VOC family protein, translating into MALAELGVVVLDCPDPRALAGFYAEVLGGTPTVEADDSGEWVDLKVPGGAALAFQESPGYVPPKWPSPDGSQQFHLDLVVEDLDAAEKGVLALGAKPLDADDRTRTFRVYADPAGHPFCLCAC; encoded by the coding sequence ATGGCTCTCGCCGAGCTGGGTGTCGTCGTCCTGGACTGTCCCGATCCGCGCGCACTCGCGGGCTTCTACGCCGAGGTGCTCGGCGGCACTCCCACGGTGGAGGCCGACGACTCGGGCGAGTGGGTCGACCTGAAGGTGCCGGGCGGAGCGGCGCTGGCCTTCCAGGAGTCCCCCGGGTACGTACCGCCGAAGTGGCCGTCGCCCGACGGCTCGCAGCAGTTCCACCTCGACCTGGTCGTGGAGGACCTGGACGCGGCCGAGAAGGGTGTGCTGGCGCTCGGCGCCAAGCCGCTGGACGCCGACGACCGGACGCGGACGTTCCGGGTTTACGCCGACCCGGCCGGGCACCCGTTCTGCCTCTGCGCCTGCTGA
- a CDS encoding CGNR zinc finger domain-containing protein, with protein sequence MTERSPAPGGLALVEALVNTLDIESGADALDTAEGRARFGITRDGVEDARALRESLRAVLLAHAGHPPHREVTPLGDLLAGAPLLVAVDRRDGSATLAPADEGPLLSRVAAAVAEALIAGTWSRLKACEAVDCLWAYYDRSPAGRGRWCSMQVCGARAKMRRYRAKG encoded by the coding sequence ATGACGGAGAGATCGCCCGCGCCCGGCGGCCTGGCCCTGGTCGAGGCCCTGGTGAACACGCTGGACATCGAGTCGGGTGCCGACGCGCTGGACACGGCGGAGGGCCGGGCGCGCTTCGGGATCACGCGGGACGGGGTCGAGGACGCCCGGGCCCTGCGTGAGTCCCTGCGCGCGGTCCTGCTCGCCCACGCGGGGCACCCGCCGCACCGCGAGGTGACTCCTCTGGGCGACCTGCTGGCCGGGGCGCCGCTGCTGGTGGCGGTCGACCGGCGCGACGGCTCGGCGACCCTCGCCCCGGCCGACGAGGGCCCCCTGCTCTCCCGCGTCGCGGCCGCCGTCGCCGAGGCCCTGATCGCCGGCACCTGGAGCAGGCTCAAGGCCTGCGAGGCCGTCGACTGCCTCTGGGCGTACTACGACCGCAGTCCGGCCGGCCGGGGCCGCTGGTGCTCGATGCAGGTCTGCGGGGCCCGGGCGAAGATGCGCCGCTACCGGGCGAAGGGCTGA
- a CDS encoding cupredoxin domain-containing protein — MSAVLTLLALPLLPAGQASAASYSVTMKGYAFSPARLSVPAGSTVTWTNQDTAPHDVKTTSGPVSIHSPMLDKGQSWSFTFTTAGSYGYVCTVHPNMTAGITVRAAAPATTAAPTAHEHTGSSSGHRETAPSHTTPGSGTPTMRMPSSSPSSTASTASPAAAAGQSPPAAPASPAAQVAQQPQTQTTASTTRPLDPLLVLTGIVAGVAVLCLLLVGSRASAPRAPREEEA; from the coding sequence GTGTCCGCCGTCCTGACGCTCCTCGCCCTGCCGCTGCTGCCGGCCGGGCAGGCGTCGGCGGCCTCGTACAGCGTGACGATGAAGGGGTACGCCTTCTCGCCCGCGCGCCTGAGCGTCCCGGCCGGGTCCACGGTGACGTGGACCAACCAGGACACGGCGCCGCACGACGTGAAGACCACCTCGGGCCCGGTCTCGATCCACTCCCCGATGCTCGACAAGGGGCAGAGCTGGAGCTTCACGTTCACCACAGCCGGGTCGTACGGCTACGTCTGTACCGTCCACCCGAACATGACGGCCGGGATCACGGTCCGCGCGGCGGCACCGGCGACGACGGCGGCACCGACGGCGCACGAGCACACCGGCTCCTCCTCGGGACACCGGGAGACCGCGCCGAGCCACACCACGCCGGGCAGCGGGACGCCGACGATGCGCATGCCGTCCTCGTCGCCGTCCTCCACCGCGTCCACCGCCTCCCCGGCGGCCGCGGCGGGCCAGTCACCGCCGGCGGCCCCGGCGTCCCCGGCCGCACAGGTCGCGCAGCAGCCGCAGACCCAGACGACCGCCTCCACCACCCGCCCGCTCGACCCGCTGCTCGTGCTGACCGGCATCGTCGCCGGTGTCGCGGTGCTGTGCCTGCTCCTGGTCGGCTCCCGGGCGTCGGCTCCCCGGGCACCGCGGGAGGAGGAGGCGTAG
- a CDS encoding cupredoxin domain-containing protein, which translates to MKRSNESDETGHGRRRPPAGNRGLLVAGLGAALAAVLSLGLLSAVSGSGSSEQTTGAAQAPVAAAEAQPAAAKADYQVDIMGNKFGDGKQLVVEVGQTVRWTNHDSVPHTVTTTKAPVKFDSGTLEQGDSWSYTFTKAGTYEYYCAVHPDMVASVKVVEGSGGGGGGSTPAPTPTPTPTPAPTAPPTTGPTPTPPSSPTPTPTPTGGTGGGGSGDDEQCTSVQNVLLPILQHLYVAHLERSPGEQVQDALALDSYIKMHTVWVESILKPAVEGGGTVLDDTLSVLLNHVNKAHLEESPGQQVTDLLNPDSYVKMHTVWAGQMLTPTTDFLTDNC; encoded by the coding sequence GTGAAACGAAGCAACGAGAGCGACGAGACCGGTCACGGGCGGCGCAGGCCGCCCGCCGGGAACCGGGGTCTGCTCGTCGCCGGGCTCGGCGCGGCGCTGGCCGCGGTGCTCAGCCTCGGGCTGCTGAGCGCGGTGTCGGGTTCCGGTTCCTCGGAGCAGACCACGGGCGCGGCTCAGGCGCCCGTGGCCGCTGCCGAGGCGCAGCCCGCCGCCGCCAAGGCCGACTACCAGGTCGACATCATGGGCAACAAGTTCGGCGACGGGAAGCAGCTCGTCGTCGAGGTCGGCCAGACCGTCCGGTGGACCAACCACGACAGCGTGCCGCACACCGTCACCACCACCAAGGCCCCCGTGAAGTTCGACTCGGGGACGCTGGAGCAGGGCGACTCCTGGTCGTACACCTTCACCAAGGCGGGCACGTACGAGTACTACTGCGCGGTGCACCCGGACATGGTGGCGTCGGTGAAGGTCGTCGAGGGCTCCGGCGGCGGTGGCGGCGGATCGACGCCCGCCCCCACGCCCACGCCCACACCCACGCCCGCACCCACGGCCCCGCCCACGACCGGCCCCACGCCCACTCCCCCCTCGTCACCGACCCCGACGCCGACTCCCACGGGCGGTACCGGCGGTGGCGGCTCCGGTGACGACGAGCAGTGCACCAGTGTCCAGAACGTGCTGCTGCCGATCCTCCAGCACCTCTACGTGGCACACCTGGAACGGTCCCCGGGCGAGCAGGTGCAGGACGCACTCGCGCTCGACTCGTACATCAAGATGCACACGGTGTGGGTCGAGAGCATCCTCAAGCCCGCCGTCGAAGGCGGCGGCACCGTGCTCGACGACACCCTCAGCGTGCTGCTGAACCACGTCAACAAGGCACATCTGGAGGAATCGCCCGGACAGCAGGTCACGGACCTGCTCAACCCCGACAGCTACGTGAAGATGCACACCGTCTGGGCCGGGCAGATGCTCACGCCCACCACGGACTTCCTCACGGACAACTGCTGA
- a CDS encoding copper resistance CopC/CopD family protein, with amino-acid sequence MTTTVRRALLLLLLTPLLYVLAGAPQAASAHTELVSSSPKDGANLKKTPDHLTLTFDEAVDLADVRVLTVGGDRLPVSRAPGGGADAVRVALAAPEHGELAVVWSVVDAEDGHASSGRITLTVGAPAARTGGDEAAAPTPSPSVRKGLVAARWAGYLALALFVGGLAFVVLLWPRGADEPRSRALLVFAWVVGLMATVASIGLQGAYGTLGGPRDALRPRTYADLLATEPGVVLAARALLWVLAAVVLGALLQGGARTSRSPGWRVGALAVAFGLLRTTGMTGHSSEGAKPTWGAVADFVHLLGASLWIGGLAVLALAVLPRRRARELAVVVPGYSRLAAVSVTGIVGAGLVLAWQVVGSYDALLHTSYGHLLLLKTGVLGAVLLAAFASRQWVRTRLDLAVLLRGDAATVRPFGYSVAVETGLVLVVLAVTSLLVTADPGR; translated from the coding sequence GTGACCACGACCGTCCGCCGCGCCCTGCTCCTGCTCCTGCTCACCCCGCTCCTCTACGTCCTGGCCGGTGCGCCCCAGGCCGCCTCCGCCCACACCGAGCTGGTCTCCTCCTCCCCGAAGGACGGGGCCAACCTGAAGAAGACCCCCGACCACCTCACGCTCACCTTCGACGAGGCCGTCGACCTCGCCGACGTCCGGGTGCTGACGGTGGGCGGCGACCGGCTCCCGGTGTCCCGTGCGCCGGGTGGCGGGGCCGACGCCGTCCGGGTCGCGCTCGCCGCCCCGGAGCACGGTGAGCTCGCCGTCGTCTGGTCCGTCGTCGACGCGGAGGACGGACACGCCTCCTCCGGCCGGATCACCCTCACCGTCGGCGCACCGGCCGCCAGGACCGGCGGCGACGAGGCCGCCGCTCCCACCCCCTCCCCCTCGGTGCGCAAGGGCCTGGTCGCCGCCCGCTGGGCGGGCTATCTCGCGCTGGCCCTGTTCGTCGGCGGTCTCGCCTTCGTCGTACTGCTGTGGCCGCGCGGCGCGGACGAGCCGCGGTCCCGGGCGCTGCTCGTCTTCGCCTGGGTGGTGGGCCTGATGGCCACCGTCGCGAGCATCGGCCTCCAGGGCGCCTACGGCACGCTCGGCGGACCGCGGGACGCGCTGCGCCCGAGGACGTACGCCGATCTGCTGGCCACCGAGCCCGGGGTCGTGCTCGCCGCGCGGGCTCTGCTGTGGGTGCTGGCGGCCGTGGTGCTCGGCGCCCTGCTCCAGGGCGGGGCCCGCACCTCCCGCTCCCCGGGCTGGCGGGTGGGCGCCCTCGCGGTGGCGTTCGGGCTGCTGCGGACGACCGGCATGACGGGCCACAGCTCCGAGGGCGCTAAGCCCACGTGGGGTGCCGTCGCCGACTTCGTCCATCTGCTCGGCGCCTCGCTGTGGATCGGCGGGCTGGCCGTGCTCGCGCTGGCCGTGCTGCCGCGTCGGCGAGCCCGGGAGCTGGCGGTGGTGGTGCCGGGTTACTCGCGGCTCGCGGCGGTGAGCGTCACCGGGATCGTCGGCGCCGGGCTGGTGCTCGCCTGGCAGGTGGTGGGGTCGTACGACGCCCTGCTGCACACCTCGTACGGGCATCTGCTCCTGCTGAAGACGGGCGTGCTCGGAGCCGTCCTGCTCGCCGCGTTCGCGAGCCGCCAGTGGGTGCGCACCCGCCTCGATCTCGCCGTGCTGCTGCGCGGCGACGCCGCCACGGTGCGGCCCTTCGGTTACTCGGTCGCGGTCGAGACGGGGCTCGTCCTCGTCGTGCTCGCCGTGACGAGTCTGCTGGTCACGGCCGACCCCGGCCGCTGA
- a CDS encoding UDP-glucose dehydrogenase family protein, whose protein sequence is MALKITVIGTGYLGATHAAAMAELGFEVLGLDVVPEKIDKLRRGEVPMYEPGLEELLRKHVAGIEGSSGRLRFTMDWAEAGEFGDIHFVCVNTPQRHGEYACDMSYVDSAISSLAPHLTGPALVVGKSTVPVGSADRIAAYLAEHAPAGEDAELAWNPEFLREGFAVKDTLHPDRIVVGVRSERAEKLLREVYATPIAEGSPFVVTDFPTAELVKTSANSFLATKISFINAMAEVCEAAGGDVAKLAEAIGYDDRIGKKFLRAGIGFGGGCLPKDIRAFMARAGELGADQALTFLREIDSINMRQRGQMVELTRQALGGGPFLGKRVAVLGATFKPDSDDVRDSPALNVAGQIHLQGGQVTVYDPKGMDNARRVFPTLGYADSALDAVRGADIVLHLTEWREFRELDEEALGEVAAARVILDGRNALDPERWRKAGWTYRAMGRPTA, encoded by the coding sequence ATGGCCCTGAAGATCACCGTGATCGGCACCGGTTATCTCGGCGCGACTCACGCGGCGGCCATGGCCGAGCTGGGCTTCGAGGTGCTGGGACTCGACGTGGTGCCGGAGAAGATCGACAAGCTCCGGCGGGGCGAGGTCCCGATGTACGAGCCGGGTCTCGAGGAGCTGCTGCGCAAGCACGTCGCCGGGATCGAGGGATCCAGCGGCCGACTGCGGTTCACCATGGACTGGGCCGAGGCAGGGGAATTCGGCGACATCCACTTCGTCTGCGTGAACACCCCGCAGCGGCACGGCGAGTACGCCTGCGACATGTCGTACGTCGACTCCGCCATCTCCTCGCTCGCACCGCATCTGACGGGCCCCGCCCTGGTCGTCGGCAAGTCGACCGTGCCCGTGGGCTCGGCCGACCGGATCGCCGCCTACCTGGCCGAGCACGCACCGGCCGGCGAGGACGCCGAGCTGGCGTGGAACCCGGAGTTCCTGCGCGAGGGCTTCGCCGTCAAGGACACCCTGCACCCCGACCGCATCGTGGTCGGCGTGCGCAGCGAACGCGCCGAGAAGCTGCTGCGCGAGGTGTACGCCACGCCGATCGCCGAGGGCTCCCCCTTCGTGGTCACGGACTTCCCGACCGCCGAGCTGGTGAAGACCTCCGCGAACTCCTTCCTCGCCACCAAGATCTCGTTCATCAACGCCATGGCGGAGGTGTGCGAGGCCGCGGGCGGCGACGTCGCCAAGCTGGCCGAGGCCATCGGCTACGACGACCGGATCGGCAAGAAGTTCCTGCGGGCCGGGATCGGCTTCGGCGGCGGCTGTCTGCCGAAGGACATCCGGGCGTTCATGGCGCGCGCCGGCGAGCTGGGCGCGGACCAGGCGCTGACCTTCCTGCGGGAGATCGACTCCATCAACATGCGCCAGCGCGGGCAGATGGTCGAGCTGACCCGGCAGGCGCTGGGCGGCGGGCCGTTCCTCGGCAAGCGCGTCGCGGTACTGGGCGCGACCTTCAAGCCCGACTCGGACGACGTCCGGGACTCCCCCGCGCTGAACGTCGCCGGGCAGATCCACCTCCAGGGCGGGCAGGTCACGGTCTACGACCCCAAGGGCATGGACAACGCCCGCCGCGTCTTCCCGACCCTCGGCTACGCCGACTCGGCGCTGGATGCCGTACGCGGTGCCGACATCGTGCTGCACCTGACGGAGTGGCGGGAGTTCCGCGAGCTGGACGAGGAGGCGCTCGGCGAGGTCGCCGCGGCCCGGGTCATCCTCGACGGCCGCAACGCCCTCGACCCGGAGCGCTGGCGCAAGGCCGGGTGGACGTACCGGGCGATGGGCCGACCGACCGCCTGA
- a CDS encoding acyl-CoA dehydrogenase: MAGSADFDLYRPSEEHDMLRDAVRSLAEAKIAPYAAAVDEEARFPQEALDALVANDLHAVHVPEEYGGSGADALATVIVIEEVARVCASSSLIPAVNKLGSLPVILSGSEELKKKYMAPLAKGDGMFSYCLSEPDAGSDAAGMKTKAVRDGDHYVLNGVKRWITNAGESEFYTVMAVTDPAKRSKGISAFVVEKSDEGVSFGAPEKKLGIKGSPTREVYLDNVRVPADRMIGEEGTGFATAMKTLDHTRITIAAQALGIAQGALDYAKGYVKERKQFGKPIADFQGIQFMLADMAMKISAARALTYQAAAASERGDADLTYLGAAAKCFASDVAMEVTTDAVQLLGGYGYTRDYPVERMMRDAKITQIYEGTNQVQRIVMARNLP, encoded by the coding sequence TTGGCCGGATCGGCTGACTTCGACCTGTACCGCCCGTCCGAGGAGCACGACATGCTCCGCGACGCAGTCCGCTCGCTGGCCGAGGCGAAGATCGCGCCGTACGCCGCCGCGGTGGACGAGGAGGCCCGCTTCCCGCAGGAGGCGCTGGACGCGCTGGTCGCGAACGACCTGCACGCCGTGCACGTACCCGAGGAGTACGGCGGCTCGGGCGCCGACGCGCTCGCCACCGTCATAGTCATCGAGGAGGTCGCGCGGGTCTGCGCCTCCTCCTCCCTCATCCCCGCGGTGAACAAGCTGGGTTCGCTCCCGGTGATCCTCTCCGGCTCCGAGGAGCTGAAGAAGAAGTACATGGCCCCGCTCGCCAAGGGCGACGGCATGTTCTCGTACTGCCTGTCGGAGCCGGACGCCGGCTCCGACGCCGCCGGCATGAAGACGAAGGCCGTCCGCGACGGCGACCACTACGTCCTCAACGGCGTGAAGCGCTGGATCACCAACGCGGGCGAGTCCGAGTTCTACACGGTGATGGCGGTCACGGACCCGGCCAAGCGCTCCAAGGGCATATCGGCCTTCGTCGTCGAGAAGTCGGACGAGGGCGTCTCCTTCGGCGCCCCGGAGAAGAAGCTCGGCATCAAGGGCTCGCCCACCCGCGAGGTCTACCTCGACAACGTCCGCGTCCCCGCCGACCGCATGATCGGCGAGGAGGGCACCGGCTTCGCCACGGCGATGAAGACCCTCGACCACACCCGCATCACCATCGCCGCCCAGGCCCTCGGCATCGCCCAGGGCGCCCTCGACTACGCCAAGGGCTACGTCAAGGAGCGCAAGCAGTTCGGCAAGCCGATCGCCGACTTCCAGGGCATCCAGTTCATGCTCGCCGACATGGCCATGAAGATCTCGGCCGCCCGCGCCCTCACCTACCAGGCCGCCGCCGCCTCCGAGCGCGGCGACGCCGACCTCACCTACCTGGGCGCCGCCGCCAAGTGCTTCGCCTCGGACGTGGCCATGGAGGTCACCACGGACGCCGTCCAGCTCCTCGGCGGCTACGGCTACACCCGCGACTACCCGGTGGAGCGCATGATGCGCGACGCCAAGATCACCCAGATCTACGAGGGCACGAACCAGGTCCAGCGCATCGTGATGGCCAGGAACCTGCCGTAA
- a CDS encoding acyl-CoA thioesterase, producing MPPRHKVGAMTEQAPAADSGTPDIPGKPTSASRTTLSHIMTHNDTNLLGTVHGGVIMKLVDDAAGAVAGRHSGGPAVTASMDEMAFLEPVRVGDLVHVKAQVNWTGRTSMEVGVRVLAERWNESAPPTQVGSAYLVFAAVDSDGKPRRVPPVLPETERDRRRYQEAQIRRTHRLARRRAIMELREKRAAEGFED from the coding sequence ATGCCGCCTCGGCATAAGGTAGGGGCCATGACAGAGCAGGCCCCAGCTGCGGATTCCGGCACTCCGGATATCCCGGGCAAGCCGACTTCGGCCTCCCGCACCACCCTCAGCCACATCATGACCCACAACGACACGAACCTTCTGGGGACGGTGCACGGTGGCGTGATCATGAAGCTGGTGGACGACGCGGCGGGGGCCGTGGCCGGGCGGCACTCCGGCGGGCCGGCGGTGACGGCGTCCATGGACGAGATGGCCTTCCTGGAGCCGGTCCGCGTCGGTGACCTGGTCCACGTCAAGGCACAGGTCAACTGGACCGGCCGCACCTCCATGGAGGTCGGCGTCCGCGTCCTGGCCGAACGCTGGAACGAGTCCGCCCCGCCCACGCAGGTCGGCTCGGCCTACCTCGTCTTCGCGGCCGTCGACTCCGACGGCAAGCCCCGCCGGGTCCCCCCGGTCCTCCCGGAGACCGAACGCGACAGGCGCCGCTACCAGGAGGCCCAGATCCGCCGCACCCACCGCCTGGCCCGCCGCCGGGCGATCATGGAGCTGCGGGAGAAGCGGGCGGCGGAGGGCTTCGAGGACTAG